GCGGGCCCGCCACAACCGGCGGGGAACCCGGTTGGCCATGCCGAGCTCCTCCGCCTTCAGCAGGTGGTGGCGGGCGGTGGCGTATTCGCCCTGCACCATGTGCAGGCACCCCAGGTTCAGGTGCACACGCAGAAGGGAGTTCTCGTAGCCGTGGTCCTCCGCGAGTGCCTCAGCCCGCAGGAGCCGCTCGTGCGCCGCGTCGTGGCACTCCTCTAGAAGGTCCAGGTGGGCCACATCGATCAGGCTGTGCACCAAGCGGTCGGGGCGCTGGCGGCGCTCGGCCACCCGCTCCGCCCGCTCCCAGAACCGGCGGACGAGCGTCCAATCGCTCTGGAAGTACGTGGCGCCCCAGTTGGCAAGCACCTTCAGCAGCAACGCCCAGCCGGAGCGGGAGCGCAGCCGCAGCGCCTCGCGGAGCATCGCGCGCGACTCGTCCCTCAGGGTGAGCTGCCGGAGACTAATGGCCAGGCGGATTAGGTTCTCCGCCCGCTCCGCCTGAACGACGGGGGCGTCGGGTACCTGCCGCAGCATCTCATCGGCGCGCCGGTGCCACCCCACGGACGATTCGTACCGGTCCACCACGAAATCCTGCCGTCCACGGTACCCCACCAGCTGGGCCCTGCGGAATAGGTCCCGGCGAACTACGGCCAGCATCTCGGCCTCGGTCAGCGCTGCATCCAGTAGCTGACTGCCGCTCCCGGTTACGTCGGCGAGGTACTGGATGTACTCCATGAGCAGGGCGAGCAGCTCCTGCTGGCGCCGCGAAGTGGTCCAGCCCGCCATGGTGCAGAGAGGTGCCACCGCGACCGCGTCATCGATGTTTCCGCGTGCCCGCGGCGACAGGTTGACGACCTTCTGGGCGGTGTTGTCGTCCACCACCGTGATCGCCATGCCCAGCGCGGATGCCGCATCCGCCGCGCGCCCGCGCCGTCCCACCTCGCGCGCCAAGGCGCGGGCATGCTCGTAGCATTCCTCGGCCAGCCCGGCCTGATACGCCAGACTCGCCGCGAGCCCCGGCGCGGCGCTCTGGCCGGTGCGCTGGTAAAGTTGCCCGGCAATGCGCCGCTGCCGTACCGCACCCATCTGCTCCAGCACCCCCCGGCGGATGAGGTCGTGGTCGAAGGACGCCTGGCTGGCCCGCAGCCCCCGTGCGGTCAGGATCTCGAGCCGCTGGAACGCCTCGACGGCCGCGTACGCCTCCGCGAGTCCCGCGCTGGAAAGGGCGGCGGCTTCCACGTCGAAAAACTTGCCCAGGCACGCGGCGGCTTCCAGCAGTTCCCACGCGGCGGGGGACAGCCGCCCCCGCAAGATCTCCAGCCGGTGCAGCGTGGGCGCGCGGAGCCTGTGTGCATCGAGAGCCTCCTGCAGCCCCTCGGGGCGCACCAGCACGTGCTGGCTTAGCAGGTCCTCGTAGACTAGGTCGCCGCGCTCACGCAGCAGCGCCAGCGCTTCGCGAAGGGCGAACGGCGTCCTGCCTACCTGCTCGATGATGGACGCGGCCTGGTGCGCCTCCAGCGTGGGGACGCTGGCGCGGAGTAGCTGTGCCGCCTCCGACGGATCGAGCGAGGGGAGCTTCACCACCGTCGTCTGTTCCCCGCACAGCTCGCGAATGTGACCTTCCCAGATGGCCGCCAGTCCCTGCTCCCGAGTGTCGGGAACGTCACGCGACGTGAAGACCACCATCACCCTGCCCTTGCCCAGCCGGCGCAGCCCGTCGAGTAGCTCCTGAAGCAGGGCCAGGGCCGATGCATAGACCTTGTGCAGGTCTTCCAGAATGACGGCGATGGGTTGCTTCTCCGAGCGGGCTGCCAGTACCAACGCCAGCAGCTGCCCCAACTCACGCACGCTCGCGCGGAGGCCGCTCCCCGCCCCGGCAGACAGCAGTTCCGCCCCGCGTCGGGCGAGCGGAGCCGGAACTCCGAGTCGGGAAAGCATCGTCTCGACGGCCACCTCGTCTAGCCGAAAGACGTCGGGCTGAACGGGAACCAGGCAGCGCAGGATGGCGAGGGCGAGCTCCTGGTCGCGGTTCTCGAGCGAGCCGTCGAGGAGCACTTCGTGCACTCCGTGGTTGATCCACAGGCGCCGCAGGCGCTGTACGAGGTGGGTCTTTCCCGTGCCGGCCGGCGCGATCAGGCCGACGCTCTCGAACGGGGCACCGGATAAAAAGCGGCGGAGCGCGCGGCCGGCTTCTTCCTCGGCTGGCTGCCGTGACGGAGGAAGCCAGTCGGCCAGCAGCGGCGGAAGCACGCGCAACCGGCCGCCAGGGAGCACGTTGACGCGCACCTCCGCTCCTCCGGAGCCTAGTTGCGCGCGGATGAGGAAGTCGTCCGCGGAGTACAGCCCCGGCCGCTGGATGAACAGCGCGTGTACGCTGCGGAACCGGTCGCCGAGGCCCACTGCCCCCGCCGGACGGCCGGGCTGGAACGCCATGCTCATCCCGTCCGTGCGGCAGGCGGTGGATAGCTCCACTTCCTGCTGACCGCAGCATTGCACGACCGCGGTATCGACGATCAGGTAGAGCGGGGTCCCGGGTTGTACCTTGAGTTCGGCTTCCTCCAGCCCGCTTTGCGGGCGGTCTATGCGAGTGCTGAACGAAGCCCGCACCTCCAGGACCATGGAATCCCCCCCTTGCACCGCAGCATTGCCGGCCGTACCGGGGGGATCTGCGCCCGGCGTATCATCCAAGCTCCGGGTCTGTGGCTTGGAAACACCACCGGTGCGGCGTGCCACATCCAAGAGCTCGGCTCCTGTCATCAGCGTGCAATCCAGGCCCGCACGGTACGCAAAGTCCTCGATGGCGCACCGCAGGAGGTCCGTGAAACGACCGTTCGTGACAAAGATGAGCCGGTTGACGTCAGACACGTACGCCATCACGACGTGGCCACCCACGTCGTCGATGTCCAGATGGGCGCTAGTCCGCTTCTTGATCTCCACCCACAGCTTGGAATTGACTGACGACTGTTCCTTAGCGATCACGTACACCGCGTCGCCGTCGCGTCCACCGTCCCCCGTCGCCTGCCTGCCTTGCACCATGACGTCATGAATGCCGTAGTAGCGGCAAAGAACGGACAGGGCAAAGGTCTCGAATTCCTCCCAGAGGCACTCCGAAAGTTCATCCTCGGAACCGGGCAGTAAATTGATCATGGGCGAGCTGATAATCAGTAGTTATCTAACAGAAGTGGAATGGAGCGCAGCGCACGCACCATGTTCCCGCATTGGACTGGAATCTAAGTCCTCACGGGGGAAAAAGCTACATATCAGTCAATCTCCGACAGGCCGCGGTTCGGAATCGCCGCCGCGGGTGGTGGGTTCGAGCACCCGCCGGTGTTGCGTCCCCGAGATGGACGTGCGCCCCAACAGGTGTTTTCCAGGACCTGGGATGTCGCGTACGAGTGGCGCACCGAATTCTCGAAGACAACATCTCCTTTGATCTAGTACAAAGATTGAACAGCCGTTAGAGCGTTGATAGCGGTACCGTCCGTGGAAGGCGAAGGGGCTGCATGAAGCGATTTCAGGGTCGCGACTTTTTCGCGTTTTGGCCCCCGAGTGATGTGCCACGAGCACCGCGAAGTTGAAGGCGTAGGGAGGAGATCTGAAACAGTTCCCGGTGGTTTTGACTGATCAGGGTTTGCACGGAAGACATTGCAGCGGTTGGCAAGCCATTGCTGCGCTTTGTCCAGCATTTGCTCGCTATCCTCCTATTCAGCCCGGCCCTCTTCTGGTCCGACGGCATTCGTGCTGCACGCCCCGCTGCGCTTGGTTCCGTTCGTCACGACAACGATGCCGCATCCGCCTTCGCCGTTCCTGGATTACGCCGTCCATCTCGGGTTCCTGCAGCGCGCCAGCGGCGGATACATCTTCTTCCACCGCCTGCTGCTGGAGCATTTCGCCGCCGGCTCCGCCCTAATGGCGGTTGGGCTAAGAAGGGTCCGGTTCTCCTAATTATTGGTCAGAGAGCCCGACCTGCCGAACCGTGACTGCACAATGATCTTCACTTTGCGCCGGAACTGCATCGAGCCGAGCCTCGGGCT
The DNA window shown above is from Longimicrobium sp. and carries:
- a CDS encoding AAA family ATPase, with protein sequence MINLLPGSEDELSECLWEEFETFALSVLCRYYGIHDVMVQGRQATGDGGRDGDAVYVIAKEQSSVNSKLWVEIKKRTSAHLDIDDVGGHVVMAYVSDVNRLIFVTNGRFTDLLRCAIEDFAYRAGLDCTLMTGAELLDVARRTGGVSKPQTRSLDDTPGADPPGTAGNAAVQGGDSMVLEVRASFSTRIDRPQSGLEEAELKVQPGTPLYLIVDTAVVQCCGQQEVELSTACRTDGMSMAFQPGRPAGAVGLGDRFRSVHALFIQRPGLYSADDFLIRAQLGSGGAEVRVNVLPGGRLRVLPPLLADWLPPSRQPAEEEAGRALRRFLSGAPFESVGLIAPAGTGKTHLVQRLRRLWINHGVHEVLLDGSLENRDQELALAILRCLVPVQPDVFRLDEVAVETMLSRLGVPAPLARRGAELLSAGAGSGLRASVRELGQLLALVLAARSEKQPIAVILEDLHKVYASALALLQELLDGLRRLGKGRVMVVFTSRDVPDTREQGLAAIWEGHIRELCGEQTTVVKLPSLDPSEAAQLLRASVPTLEAHQAASIIEQVGRTPFALREALALLRERGDLVYEDLLSQHVLVRPEGLQEALDAHRLRAPTLHRLEILRGRLSPAAWELLEAAACLGKFFDVEAAALSSAGLAEAYAAVEAFQRLEILTARGLRASQASFDHDLIRRGVLEQMGAVRQRRIAGQLYQRTGQSAAPGLAASLAYQAGLAEECYEHARALAREVGRRGRAADAASALGMAITVVDDNTAQKVVNLSPRARGNIDDAVAVAPLCTMAGWTTSRRQQELLALLMEYIQYLADVTGSGSQLLDAALTEAEMLAVVRRDLFRRAQLVGYRGRQDFVVDRYESSVGWHRRADEMLRQVPDAPVVQAERAENLIRLAISLRQLTLRDESRAMLREALRLRSRSGWALLLKVLANWGATYFQSDWTLVRRFWERAERVAERRQRPDRLVHSLIDVAHLDLLEECHDAAHERLLRAEALAEDHGYENSLLRVHLNLGCLHMVQGEYATARHHLLKAEELGMANRVPRRLWRARANLATLYEAMGEFAQAYAWDAAMLSTFELLPDAPGMTERERQASLGNSRKGLALANLVMRSDESPVHAQLVESLGDLARQVGTDVAHRVRCGVELPGLRDRHCKEIASRRRFIITE